The following is a genomic window from Gemmatimonadota bacterium.
AGGCGTATCTTCCGTCAGCGGTCCGTCTTGCTTGCCATAAACCGCGCCGCTGGATACATAGACGACCTTCAGCCCGCCAACCTGTCGCGCGACTTCGAGGATATTGTGCGTCCCCCCCACATTGACCTGTGTCGCAAAATGGGGATTGTCGCGCACATCGCCCCCCAAAAGCGCGGCAGAGTGAACAATACCCATGAGATCCGGATTATTGCGCACAATTTCATTGATATGAGCGAAGCCCAGGATATTGCCTTCAACAAAGGTGATGCGATCAGACACATGGGACAAAAAATCGTCGCGCCGCTCAAACATATCAAAAGCAATGACATCTTCGCCCTCTTCGGCGAGGAGTTTGGCAACCCATGAGCCGACAAAGCCAGAGCCACCAGTAACGAGAATGGACATATTAATCTCCCCAAAAATAAAATTGACAGTTTTTCGGCCCTATGATAATTGCCCCCATGGGGTATGTCAACGGCTTTGTGCGAAAGGCTTGACTTTGGCAATGGATTTCGTAACCTCATACACGACATATATTCTTATATCACTATTACGGAGGACAACAATGGCAACAGTAAAACTAACCGTTCACGCAGGCCCTCACAATCGGATCAACTGTCCGGTTTCGACGGTGGTCGAAACAGAAAGCGCGACAACTGCGACCTTGAGCACGGGAAATAGCCAGGTTCCCTGTCAGGTGACGTCCGTGAGCAACGGTTTGCAGGTCAATTTCATTGTCGATCATCTCGAAGCGGGAAAAACCGCCGAGTACGAACTCACACTGGGACAAGAACCATCGAACTCCGGACATGGTGTGGAAGTCACACAAGGTGAAAATGAAGTCTCTGTCTCGATTGGCGGCCAGCATTTTACGACCTATTGTCATGGCACAGAACTCGCACGACCACTTTTGTATCCCGTCATCGGACCTTATGGCGACCCGGTAACGCGGCGGTTGGCTACGCCAGCAGACGGACGGGAAATGGATCACCATCACCATCGCTCCATCTGGATTGCACACGGAGAAGTGAACGGTGCGGACAACTGGTCAGAAGGCGAATCTCACGGACGGATCTTGCACCGTGACTTTGAATTGCTCGAAAGCGGACCTGTCCTGGGGCGCATTGTATCAAATAGCGACTGGGTGGGCATGGATGGTTGGACGGGGCCTCCGGGTAGAAATCGCGAGATTTTGGATCAGCGTGCAGAGTGGGTTGTGTACAACACATCCTCTTCTGTGCGAATCATGGATTTGCACCTCACGCTCATCGCCCGAAATATGGATGTGTTATTCGGTGACACAAAAGAAGGCGGTCTGGCGTCTATTCGCGTGGAAGAGACAATGGAGGTAAAACGCGACCTGGGTGGGAAAATCGAGAACGGCATTGGCGGCATTGATGAAGACGAGACCTGGGGAAAACGCGCGCCATGGTGCCATTATTCAGGTCCAGTAAATGGCAATATAACAGGTGTTGCCATCATGGATCATCCCGACAGCTTTCGGCATCCCACGCACTGGCATGTGCGCAATTACGGATTAATGACAGCCAATCCCTTTGGACACTCGTATTTTTACGGGGACGAAAGCCGCCGCGGGCATCACACACTCTCGCAGGGTGAGTCACTCGTCGGTATTTATCGCTATTATTTTCACAAAGGCGACGCCACCGATGGCAATATCCGCGAGCGGTATCACGACTTCGCCCACCCACCAAAGGTTGAACAGGATTAAATCATGAACCTCAATCTCACCGATAAAGTCGTCCTCATCACCGGGGGCAGTCGCGGCATTGGTCGCGCAACAGCATTGCGATTTGCCGCGGAAGGTTGCAATATCGCCTTGTGCGCGCGCGGGCAAGCGGGCATAGATAAAACACTCGAAGAAATTCGCGCACACGACGTCGAGACATTTGGACTCGCGCTCGATGTAGCCGAACCCGGCGAAACTGAGCGATTCGTCAATGCATCCGCAGATGCTCTCGGCGGCGTTGATATCCTCGTCAACAATGTAGGCGGCACAGCCGGATCGCGCGAACTGCTCACCTCCACAGACGCCGACTGGCAGCAAACCTTTGACCTCAACCTTTTTCACGCGGTTCGCGCCAGCCGCGCAGCTATTCCCCACATGACCGAAAGAAATGGTGGCAGTATTGTCACCATCTCTTCCATATCGGGCTGGAAACCCGCAAACCGGGGCGCGCAATACGGCGCAACCAAAGCGGCTGAAATATTTCTCGCTGGCGCACTCGCGTGGGAATTGGCAGCCCACAACATTCGCGTCAACACCGTCTGCCCAGGCTCGCTCCTTTTCTCAGGCGGCGGCTGGGAACGCTTCCAAAACGAAACGCCGGAAGAATACGAAATATTCCGCACGCGCGAATTTCCCGCACAGCGACTCGGCACGGACTTTGAAGTCGCCGATGTCGTCGTATTTCTCTCATCCGATCGCGCGAGTTGGATCAACGGCGCATCCATTCCCGTAGATGGTGCGCAGGGAAGACCCACGGCTTTTTGAGCACAATAAACTATTGTACAATGATAAATCGGGCATATCAAGTCATACGATATGCCCGATTTCGTGTTTAATAAGTAAATTTAAAGCCTGTGTAAAAACTTGGAGATTGCTATCGCGCAAAAAATTTCCCTTGACCTTTTATGAAGTATAAATATATTTTTAGCTATAACTAAAAATAATTTAATTCTTATCAAAATTTAAAATTATATTAGAAAAAAGGTTATGACTCGTCTTCTCTGTTTTTCTGATCTTGTCCGTGGTGTAACGCCCTTTATCATCTATTTGTTATTCGTGGGATGCGGCAAATTGTTGACAACGGCACCTGATGATACAACAGATGCCCCTATGGACAATCCTCCTTCTATTATGGCTGCATTCGCCCGAGGCGACGAACAATTTGCCCGAATTTTTACCATTTCAGATGGATTGGGCCCAATTTTTAATCAGCCGAGTTGTGAGACCTGTCATCCAGGTGATGGTCGAGGCACGCCAGCAACGGCACTGACGCGTTTTAGTATCAACGGAGATCTCGTGCCAACACTGGGTGGACCGCAGCTTCAGGATCGCAGCATTCCCGGGGTGGATCCCGAGACTATTCCACCTGGTGCTGAAACTTCGGTGCGAATGCCTCCCCCGGTTTTTGCACGGGGTTTAATGGAGTTTATCCCAGATGAAACAATTATCGCGCTTGCCGATCCCGAAGATGCAGACGGCGACGGGATTTCCGGGCGTGTGAATTGGGTAAAACCACCTGATTTTGTTCCGCCTTATATGAATGGATCAGGACCTGGCATGGCAGTTGGCCGGTTCGGCCTTAAGGCCAATGTCGCATCCTTGTTACACCAAATTGTGGCGGCTTACCACGACGACATAGGTATTACGACTGATTATATACCCGAAGAATCACTGCATCCACGGGTAGCTGATTTGTCTTTGAGCGATATTGCGCCAGACCCCGAGGTACCCGCGACTGAAGTGCTGGATGTATTGATGTACATTCGCACATTGGCTGTGCCCAAACGCGGCGATATTACCCCTCAGGTTCACCGAGGGGATGCGCTTTTCAATCAGATAGGATGTGCATCTTGCCATGTGCCCGTGTTAAAAACAGGTCCGAGCGAAATACCCTCTCTCAATTTTGTTGACGCGCCGCTTTATACCGATATGCTTTTGCACGATATGGGGCCAAGTCTGGCTGATAACAGAGCTGATTGGACTGCCAATGGACGCGAGTGGCGCACGCCTCCTCTTGTGGGTCTGCGTCTGGCAGCTGATAATTTGGGTGGCACAGTTCACTATTTGCACGATGGCCGCACAACCAATTTAAGTGAAGCTATTTTGACGCATGGCGGCGAAGCACAGGCTTCACGCGAGCGGTTTGCGGGATTGAGCGCAGAGGATAAAGAAGCACTGCTTGCGTTTTTGCTTTCGCTATAGGCACTATTGTTATGAGTCGATCCGAATGCGAATCTCATCTGACGCGTCGCGAGTTCCTGGCGACTTCACATGTGCTGGTTGCCAGTGTGGCTTCTGCGTGTGCAACCGCGTCTGTTTATCGGATTGGCACTACAAATGACCGGGTTCTGATCAATCCGACGGACTATCCCGAACTGAGACAGTCGGGAGGGATGATTCAGCTTCGTGTCAATGGGATTACAGATCCTCTCATCCTTATCCGACAAAAAGACGCTTATCAGGCGTTTTCGGCTGTTTGCACGCATTTGCGCTGTTTTGTCAGACCCTCAAATCACTTCCTATTGTGTCCCTGTCATGGATCGACGTTTGATTTGGAAGGCAATGCTGTTCGCGGTCCAGCAGAACAACCTCTGGCGCGTTATGAAACAAAAATATCTGCTGAAGGCATTGAGATTCATATTCGATGAAGGCGGTATGATGATGAAACAGTTCAGTCACACTTTGTTGGCATTGGTCATGTGTTTGGGCGCGCGTATCGATGCCCAAACAGAAGGTGAAAACGCACCTCCACCCTTTGTAAAAGGTGGATCTTACGACAAACCCCATCTGTTTAAGCTCGCTTCAGGCAGGGCAAATTTTGGTGGATATGCCGAGGCGCATTTTCGATTTGAGAAGACAAATGGCATTGTGGAAGAGCGCACATTTGTCCCCAAGCGGTTCAATATGTTTTTTCACTCTTTTGTATCTGAGCGTTTCAGGATGGCGGCTGAGTTGGAGTTTGAGGAAGGTACTGAGGAGATTTTGCTCGAGTTGGCTATTCTCGATTTTGAACTTCATCCAGCCCTCACATTTCGAGCAGGCATGTTGCTCTCGCCGCTGGGAAAATTCAATTTGGCCCACGATAGCCCATCCAATAAGATGACAGATCGCCCCCTGGTGAGTACGCAGATCATTCCAACGGCATTATCAGAACCCGGCGCGGGAATTTTTGGCGCATTTTATCCTTCACCCACAACGCGCCTGACGTATGAACTGTATGCTGTAAATGGTCTGGATAGTGATCTGGTAGGAGAGAGCGATGAAGGGACTCGCATTGCCGAGGGACGCCATAATGTAGAAGACAACAATAACAGCCCGGCACTTACAGGACGATTAGGCATTAGCCCAATACCCAAAGCAGATTTCGGGATCTCCTTTCACCAGGGGCAATATAACACGACGTTTTTAGAAGATATTTCGATAGATGAAGCCCGACATGTGACAATTTTTGCACTCGACGCTGATTATGCGTGGAAATCATTGCAATTTTTGGGAGAATACGCTCGGGCATCCATAGATCTGCCTCCTGGATTGATTGGATCGATTTATGCATCCAGACAGCAAGGTTTTTATATTCAAGGCAGTGCATCGTTTTTCAAAGATACACTACCGACGATTCCAGATGGTTATTTCGAAGGTGTTGTTCGCTGCGATTGGGTCGATTTTGATACCGACCTGATAGGAGATCACCAAAAACGCCTGACATTGGGGCTCAATTTTAGACCTTCACTGAATTCGGTATTCAAATTCAACTATCTCTACAATTGGAGCCGCGATCGCAACAATGTCGAAGAACCTGGCGCGGGTGTACTATGCAGTGTTGCGACATATTTTTAGAACTTTGTGATTTTTCAGGTGTTGCTTATATTAACCATATGTTGCGGACAGCATTACTGACCCTGTCACAAGGAGAGACATCATGTCCCTTCTCGAAACAATCAATTCACCTGACGACTTAAAGTCCCTATCAATAGAAGAATTGCACCAGGTCTGTGCGGAATTGCGGCAATATATTATTGACGTGGTGACAGAGATTGGTGGACATTTTGGATCCAGCCTGGGGGCGGCGGAATTGACGGTGGCTTTGCACCATCTATACAACACGCCTCAAGACAAAATTGTGTGGGATGTAGGACATCAAGCGTACGGACACAAAGTGCTTACCGGGCGACGCGAAGCACTCAAAACCATTCGTCAACCTGGTGGCATCAGTGGGTTTCCGATGCGATCAGAGAGTCCGTACGACACATTTGCCGTAGGACATGCGGGCACATCGATCTCCGCAGCACTGGGATTTGCGACACAGCGCGATTTGATGGGCGAAAAACACAAAGTAGTCGCCGTTATTGGCGACGGTGCCATAACCAGTGGTATCGCACTTGAGGGATTGAACAATGCCGGTGCATCCAACCGCGATCTATTGGTCATTCTCAATGACAATCGCATGTCAATCTCGCCCAATGTCGGTGCTATTTCGCATTATTTGACGCGCATTATCACCGATCCGATTTACAATCGCGTGAGAGATCGGATCACAAATGATCCACTTTACAAAAAAATCAAAAAAGAAATCTGGAATTTGGCCGGGCGCATTCCCGTTGTCGGTACAAATTTGCGCCACGCACTGAGCGGCTTCGAAGAGGGATTAAAGGGCCTGCTGGTACCGGGCATTCTTTTTGAAGAACTGGGATTTCTGTACCTGGGACCTCTGGATGGCAATAATCTGGAAGAGATGGTAAAAACCTTGAAGAATGTACAGGATCTGAAAGGTCCTGTGCTCTTACACGTACACACCATTAAGGGCAAGGGCGCGATTCAAGAAGACGAGGAAGACCCGTATGGTGCCGCTTCGATAAAATATCATTCGATCAGCCCGCCATCGCCCAAAACGCCGCTACCCAAATATCAGACGGTTTTTGGCGAGGCAATGATCGAGCTTGCCAATAATGACAGTCGCATAGTAGGCGTAACAGCCGCAATGTCCGAAGGCACGAGTCTCGACATTTTTTCTGAAGCGCATCCCGACCGCTTTTTTGATGTCGGCATTGCCGAACAGCACGCCGTGACATTTTCAACCGGAATGGCACTCGAGGGCATGCGCCCCGTCGCAGCGATTTATTCCACATTTTTACAACGGGCTTACGACCAGATCATCCACGATGTCGCCCTGCAATCGGCACCTGTGATTTTCTGTATGGACCGCGCCGGGCTGGTGGGCGCAGATGGTCCCACGCATCACGGTGATTTTGACCTGTCCTATTTAACCTGCGTGCCCAATATGATCGTAAGCGCGCCAAAAGATGGCGACGAATTGCGCGACTTGTTATACACAGCGGTACAGCAAGTCGATAACCCCTTTGCCATTCGGTATCCGCGCGGCAACGTGCATACCCCGCTTACGGGACGCGATCCCGAAGTCTTGAAAATCGGTTCCTGGGAAGCATTGGCCGATGGTGAAGATCTGGTTTTCCTCGCAGTGGGCACAATGGTAGATCACGCCTGTCAGGCGCGAGAAAAACTCATGGAAGCCGGCATCTCTGCCGCTGTGATCAATTGCCGATTTGTCAAACCCATGGATCTGGAAATGCTCGACGATCTCGCCGACCGTTATCAGGTCCTGATCACCGTCGAAGAAAATACCATCGAAGGCGGGTTTGGATCGGGCGTTGCGCGCTATTTGAGCGACCAGATGCGAGAGGGCCAGCGCGTACACACCCTGGGCATTCCCGATCGCTTTTTCCAACACGGCTCACAGGGCGCGCTGCGCGACGAAGCGGGCATCTCACCCGAAGCGATTGCAGCCACTGCCCAGCGCGTTGTCGCACGAGAACCCATTGAATATTGAGCGGAGATAAAAAATAAATGCATAAACCATACCAGGCCGTCATATTCGATATGGACGGCCTGATTGTCGATACGGAAAATATTTATTACAACACCTATAACCAGACCCTCAACGAACTGGGGATTGACATACCGCGCGAAGGTTATGTGCGCTGTGTTGGACATCCCGTGGAAAACAACAGCGCAGACGCCGTCAAACGCTACGACTTGCCGATCCGTCCCGAAGACTTCCACGAAGCCTGGATGACTCGGTTTGAAACCGCGATCTCAAACCCCGATCAAATCGACCTCATGCCCGGTTTTCTCGACCTGCTATCACATCTTCAAAACAAACACTACAAACTCGGCATTGCATCATCCACGCCGCGCCAGCGCATGCGCGCCACGCTTCAAAACGGCGTCTTGCCCCACGTAAATGCCAACGCACTCCACGACATTTTTGGGGCTATTTTTTCGGGCAGCGACGTCACCCGCACCAAACCCGACCCGGAAATCTACCTCAAAACCGCCGCAAAACTCAATGTCCCGCCCGAAACCTGTGTCGTATTTGAAGACAGTGCAGCAGGCGTCCAATCTGGAAAAGCCGCAGGCATGACCGTCTTCGCCGTACCCAATTTCTTCACCGCACATCAAAACCACGACAGCGCCGACCGCATACTCCCCCGCCTCGACGCGGCAGTTGAGCTATTGTAAAGCAACGGTTAGCGATCACCCTCCTATTCCTAATTCTTAATTTTTAATTTTTAATTTTTAATTCTCACGCCTTCTCCCACGTCTCATACCACTTCCGGTACCCCGTCTCAACGGGTTCGATATCGCCCACCTCAAACTCCAGTGCATAGTCCCGATCGTAGCCCAGTGCTTCCACCTGATCCCACACCCAGTGATAATCGATAATACCGTCACCGAGCATGCAACGTTCCCACTTCCCTTCCGAGTTGTAATCGCCATCCTTGATATGCACATGCACGATATAATCCTTAAACACATCAAAAGCGGACTTATAATCTGCACCTGCAGCCATCAAATTGCACGGCTCGTACAAAATCCCAAAATACTCTGAATCGACCTTCTCACAAATCTCCTGACAAGCCTCTGGATTGCCAGAAATTTCAGTGCCGTGATTCTCAATCCCCATATAAATACCCAATTTTTCGGCGTATTCCGCAGATTCACGAAAATAGGGCACTATCGTATCAATCGAAGCGCGCTTGCCATCACCCGGCATAATGCGAATGGACTTTGAACCAAACGCCTTCCCCACATCCAGCGTCTTTTTCATCTCATCCATTGCCGCCTGTCTCTCAGCCCCTGAAGTGGCGATAAAATCTCGCCCGCAGTACGACCCGATATTTGCCAACACCACGCCGTACTTATCGCATACCCGACGCAATTCGTCCATATCGTAATCGGGATCCGTCACCGAAAAATGCGGCATGCGCCCCACCAGATCAATTTTGTCAAACCCCGCTTCGGAAATCACCTTGAAAGTATAATCCAGATCCCTTTCCCGAAGCGGAAAACTACACGCTGAAATACGCGTCACATCCATATCAATCATCCTCCACGGCATAATCCACAAAAATTGGACTGCTCCAGGCC
Proteins encoded in this region:
- a CDS encoding Rieske (2Fe-2S) protein; translated protein: MSRSECESHLTRREFLATSHVLVASVASACATASVYRIGTTNDRVLINPTDYPELRQSGGMIQLRVNGITDPLILIRQKDAYQAFSAVCTHLRCFVRPSNHFLLCPCHGSTFDLEGNAVRGPAEQPLARYETKISAEGIEIHIR
- a CDS encoding sugar phosphate isomerase/epimerase, coding for MDVTRISACSFPLRERDLDYTFKVISEAGFDKIDLVGRMPHFSVTDPDYDMDELRRVCDKYGVVLANIGSYCGRDFIATSGAERQAAMDEMKKTLDVGKAFGSKSIRIMPGDGKRASIDTIVPYFRESAEYAEKLGIYMGIENHGTEISGNPEACQEICEKVDSEYFGILYEPCNLMAAGADYKSAFDVFKDYIVHVHIKDGDYNSEGKWERCMLGDGIIDYHWVWDQVEALGYDRDYALEFEVGDIEPVETGYRKWYETWEKA
- a CDS encoding PmoA family protein is translated as MATVKLTVHAGPHNRINCPVSTVVETESATTATLSTGNSQVPCQVTSVSNGLQVNFIVDHLEAGKTAEYELTLGQEPSNSGHGVEVTQGENEVSVSIGGQHFTTYCHGTELARPLLYPVIGPYGDPVTRRLATPADGREMDHHHHRSIWIAHGEVNGADNWSEGESHGRILHRDFELLESGPVLGRIVSNSDWVGMDGWTGPPGRNREILDQRAEWVVYNTSSSVRIMDLHLTLIARNMDVLFGDTKEGGLASIRVEETMEVKRDLGGKIENGIGGIDEDETWGKRAPWCHYSGPVNGNITGVAIMDHPDSFRHPTHWHVRNYGLMTANPFGHSYFYGDESRRGHHTLSQGESLVGIYRYYFHKGDATDGNIRERYHDFAHPPKVEQD
- a CDS encoding SDR family NAD(P)-dependent oxidoreductase, whose amino-acid sequence is MNLNLTDKVVLITGGSRGIGRATALRFAAEGCNIALCARGQAGIDKTLEEIRAHDVETFGLALDVAEPGETERFVNASADALGGVDILVNNVGGTAGSRELLTSTDADWQQTFDLNLFHAVRASRAAIPHMTERNGGSIVTISSISGWKPANRGAQYGATKAAEIFLAGALAWELAAHNIRVNTVCPGSLLFSGGGWERFQNETPEEYEIFRTREFPAQRLGTDFEVADVVVFLSSDRASWINGASIPVDGAQGRPTAF
- a CDS encoding thiol oxidoreductase, with protein sequence MTRLLCFSDLVRGVTPFIIYLLFVGCGKLLTTAPDDTTDAPMDNPPSIMAAFARGDEQFARIFTISDGLGPIFNQPSCETCHPGDGRGTPATALTRFSINGDLVPTLGGPQLQDRSIPGVDPETIPPGAETSVRMPPPVFARGLMEFIPDETIIALADPEDADGDGISGRVNWVKPPDFVPPYMNGSGPGMAVGRFGLKANVASLLHQIVAAYHDDIGITTDYIPEESLHPRVADLSLSDIAPDPEVPATEVLDVLMYIRTLAVPKRGDITPQVHRGDALFNQIGCASCHVPVLKTGPSEIPSLNFVDAPLYTDMLLHDMGPSLADNRADWTANGREWRTPPLVGLRLAADNLGGTVHYLHDGRTTNLSEAILTHGGEAQASRERFAGLSAEDKEALLAFLLSL
- the dxs gene encoding 1-deoxy-D-xylulose-5-phosphate synthase — its product is MSLLETINSPDDLKSLSIEELHQVCAELRQYIIDVVTEIGGHFGSSLGAAELTVALHHLYNTPQDKIVWDVGHQAYGHKVLTGRREALKTIRQPGGISGFPMRSESPYDTFAVGHAGTSISAALGFATQRDLMGEKHKVVAVIGDGAITSGIALEGLNNAGASNRDLLVILNDNRMSISPNVGAISHYLTRIITDPIYNRVRDRITNDPLYKKIKKEIWNLAGRIPVVGTNLRHALSGFEEGLKGLLVPGILFEELGFLYLGPLDGNNLEEMVKTLKNVQDLKGPVLLHVHTIKGKGAIQEDEEDPYGAASIKYHSISPPSPKTPLPKYQTVFGEAMIELANNDSRIVGVTAAMSEGTSLDIFSEAHPDRFFDVGIAEQHAVTFSTGMALEGMRPVAAIYSTFLQRAYDQIIHDVALQSAPVIFCMDRAGLVGADGPTHHGDFDLSYLTCVPNMIVSAPKDGDELRDLLYTAVQQVDNPFAIRYPRGNVHTPLTGRDPEVLKIGSWEALADGEDLVFLAVGTMVDHACQAREKLMEAGISAAVINCRFVKPMDLEMLDDLADRYQVLITVEENTIEGGFGSGVARYLSDQMREGQRVHTLGIPDRFFQHGSQGALRDEAGISPEAIAATAQRVVAREPIEY
- a CDS encoding HAD family phosphatase; the encoded protein is MHKPYQAVIFDMDGLIVDTENIYYNTYNQTLNELGIDIPREGYVRCVGHPVENNSADAVKRYDLPIRPEDFHEAWMTRFETAISNPDQIDLMPGFLDLLSHLQNKHYKLGIASSTPRQRMRATLQNGVLPHVNANALHDIFGAIFSGSDVTRTKPDPEIYLKTAAKLNVPPETCVVFEDSAAGVQSGKAAGMTVFAVPNFFTAHQNHDSADRILPRLDAAVELL